The window CACCAGCTGCCGCTCGTCGTGGACGTCGGCCTCGATCAGTCGCAGCCCGGGGAAGGGCAGCAGGTCGCGGCCACGGTAGTAGCGGCGGGTCAGCGCCCGTATCGCGTACCCCCGCCCGGCGAGCCGGTTGGCCACGTGCATCCCGACGAAACCGGTCCCGCCGACGATACAGACGGTCTTCGCGTCCATGAACGGTCTCCTGAAGAACCGAATAACGATCGCTACGGTGCGATACCGTGGCCTTTTATGCGCAACTTTTCAACGACGCCGGGCCACCCCTTGCACCGCGGGCTGATCCCGCCGACACTCGGCCGGTGCTCGAATTGCTGATCTACCTCGGTGCCGGCTGCCTGGCCGGTGCGACCGCCGGGCTGTTCGGGGTCGGCGGCGGGATCGTGGTGGTCCCCGTCCTGCTGCTGGTCTTCCCGGTACTCGGGGTCGCCCCGGCGGTCGCCACCCACCTGGCCATCGGCACCTCGCTGGCTACGGTGGTGGTCACCTCGCTGGGCTCGGCACGCGGCCACTACCGGCTGGGGGCCGTGGACATGCCGCTGTTGCTGCGCCTGGGGGCCGGCATGGTTGCCGGGGCGGTGCTGGGCACGGGGCTGGCTGGCTACCTGGACGGTGTCGCACTGCAGCGACTGTTCGGAACCTTCCTACTGCTGGTCTCGCTCTACATGCTCTCCGGCTGGCAGCCACCGCGGCGCGGTGGTGGCGGGGGGGACGGCGTGCTCGCCGGAGTCGGGGGCGGCATCGGCACCCTGTCGGCCATGGTCGGGGTCAGCGGCGGCACGGTGACCGTCCCGTATCTGGTCTGGCGCGGCCTGGCCATGCACCGGGCGGTGGGCACCTCATCGGCCACCGCGCTCCCGCTGGGGCTGACCGGGGCCCTGGGCTACCTGGTCGTCGGCTGGGGTGAGCCGCAGCTACCCCCGGGAGCCACCGGCTACATCTACTGGCCGGCATTCGCCGGGATCGTCACGGCCAGCCTGCTCGCCTCGTCTCTGGCGGCGCGGCTGGCCCACCGGGTCCCCGCAAGGCGGCTGCGGCGACTGTTCGCGATCCTGCTGCTGTTCGTGGCCCTGCGCCTGCTGCTCAGCTGAGCTAGAACCGAACCCGCACGCCGAGGTGGAGGTTGTTGTCCAGGGTCTGGTTGCTGGCGCTCGACATGTGCAGGCGAAGGTAGCGGAAACCCAGATAGGCGCTGGCCCGAGGGGTGAAGTCCAGCTTGTAACGTATATTCCCCTCGAAGACCCGCTTGGCGCGGCCAAAGGCGGTGATGTTCGGCGCCACATGGCCGCGGATGACCAGCGCCTGGGGCACTTGGGCCGGTATGCTCAATCGCGCGGAACCGCCCAGAGCCAAGGCGCCGACGGTGCGTTCGGGCTCGTCGGCGTAGATGATGTAACCCTTGGCCCCGGCCCCGAACTGAAGCGGGCTGAACCCCTCGGCCGGCGGCCCGGTGACGTGGACGATGCCGCTGAGGGCGACATCCCCGTCGTCGTTGAAGAACAGGCTGCCGCCCAGATCGGCATCCTCGACGTACATCTCCTCGGTGGGCGGGAAGTAGAACCCGACCTCCGCGGCGTCGTCGTGAAGATTGATGTCCAGCTCCCGCGCCATCGGGGCTGTCGCCCAAAGTGCCAGGGCCGCCACCGCCGCGATCCGCTTGATCATGCTCGTCTCCCCGCTGGGGTCTGCCCGCCTGCGCCCATTACAGGGCGTCGCCGCACCGTGGTGCAAGCCTTAATCGAGGGCGAGCTTCTTCTCCAGATAGTGGATGTCGGTCCCGCCGGCGCGGAACGCGGCATCCCCGATGATCTCCTGCTGCAGCGAGATATTGGTGCCGATGCCGCTGACCACGATCTCGGATAGCGCCGTGCGCATGCGGGCCAGCGCGCTGTCCCGGCTCGGACCATGGGTGATCAGCTTGCCGATCATGGAGTCGAAGTACGGCGGCACGGCGTAGCCGGTGTAGACGTGGGAGTCCACACGCACCCCGGGGCCACCCGGGGCGTGGAAGTGGTCGATGGTGCCCGGGCACGGCATCAGG of the Halorhodospira halophila genome contains:
- a CDS encoding sulfite exporter TauE/SafE family protein gives rise to the protein MLELLIYLGAGCLAGATAGLFGVGGGIVVVPVLLLVFPVLGVAPAVATHLAIGTSLATVVVTSLGSARGHYRLGAVDMPLLLRLGAGMVAGAVLGTGLAGYLDGVALQRLFGTFLLLVSLYMLSGWQPPRRGGGGGDGVLAGVGGGIGTLSAMVGVSGGTVTVPYLVWRGLAMHRAVGTSSATALPLGLTGALGYLVVGWGEPQLPPGATGYIYWPAFAGIVTASLLASSLAARLAHRVPARRLRRLFAILLLFVALRLLLS
- a CDS encoding YfaZ family outer membrane protein, giving the protein MIKRIAAVAALALWATAPMARELDINLHDDAAEVGFYFPPTEEMYVEDADLGGSLFFNDDGDVALSGIVHVTGPPAEGFSPLQFGAGAKGYIIYADEPERTVGALALGGSARLSIPAQVPQALVIRGHVAPNITAFGRAKRVFEGNIRYKLDFTPRASAYLGFRYLRLHMSSASNQTLDNNLHLGVRVRF